A window from Saprospiraceae bacterium encodes these proteins:
- a CDS encoding CotH kinase family protein → MRYFHSAMILLASLYSMAQVNFTSSNLPIITINTNGQSISDEPKITADMGIIYNGAGEINRMMDPKNNYNGKVGIELRGSTSQSFPKKPYGFETRDNTGEDLDVSLLGMPKESDWTLNATYNDKSLMRDGLAYILAGSVMEYAPRVRYCELVLNNSYMGIYLLIEKIKRDKSRVDISKMEVTDNSGDALTGGYIIKLDKTTGSNSRSGWFSRYKPFTGALKNTYFQYEYPSVDNITDAQKNYIQNHIHNVEDVIASNDYKNIISGYRKYIDVNSLMDFIIINELTKNPDGYRLSTFFYKERDSDGGKLKLGPVWDFNLGFGNVDYCTQGNPEGLVIQDFNKVCPNDGWVIHFWWKKFLDDPDFYDSLKRRWQHLRKISFRWKK, encoded by the coding sequence GTGAGATATTTTCACAGTGCAATGATACTATTGGCAAGCCTCTACAGTATGGCACAGGTCAATTTCACATCGTCCAATCTGCCCATCATCACCATCAACACCAATGGGCAGTCCATTTCTGATGAACCCAAAATAACTGCTGATATGGGCATCATCTACAATGGGGCTGGAGAAATCAACAGGATGATGGACCCAAAAAATAATTACAACGGAAAAGTGGGTATCGAATTAAGAGGTTCTACTTCACAGTCTTTCCCCAAAAAGCCCTACGGTTTTGAAACGAGAGATAATACCGGAGAAGACCTGGATGTATCCTTACTCGGAATGCCCAAAGAAAGCGACTGGACACTCAATGCTACCTATAACGATAAATCACTGATGAGAGACGGATTGGCTTATATTCTCGCCGGATCTGTCATGGAGTATGCACCAAGAGTCAGATACTGTGAGTTGGTACTCAACAATAGTTACATGGGTATATATCTCCTGATTGAAAAAATCAAAAGAGATAAAAGCAGAGTAGATATCTCAAAGATGGAAGTGACTGACAATTCAGGTGATGCGCTCACGGGTGGGTATATCATCAAACTGGACAAAACTACGGGTTCCAATAGCCGGTCAGGATGGTTTTCCAGGTACAAACCTTTCACGGGTGCACTGAAAAACACATACTTTCAATATGAATATCCTTCTGTAGACAATATTACCGATGCTCAAAAAAACTATATACAAAATCATATACATAATGTAGAGGATGTGATAGCAAGCAATGACTACAAGAATATCATCAGTGGATACCGAAAATACATTGATGTCAATAGTCTTATGGATTTTATCATCATCAATGAATTGACCAAAAATCCTGATGGCTACAGATTGAGTACATTTTTTTACAAAGAAAGAGACAGCGATGGAGGAAAGCTTAAATTAGGACCGGTATGGGACTTTAATCTTGGATTTGGCAATGTAGATTATTGCACTCAAGGGAATCCTGAAGGTCTGGTGATACAAGACTTCAACAAAGTATGTCCTAATGACGGATGGGTCATTCACTTCTGGTGGAAAAAATTTCTTGACGATCCGGACTTTTATGATAGCTTGAAAAGACGATGGCAACACTTGAGAAAAATCAGTTTTCGTTGGAAAAAATAA
- a CDS encoding ATPase, with the protein MKKYHFFVFHKDHTGFIEGLKKLGVLHIIQNEVMVSQTVVELKDKLKKIRESIQYLHSYKIENFQYNSDNIIQKPEDILTKISDLQLEKQQSDLKLQNVSKAITYAEPWGLFSPETLKNLRAAGVNTCMFSCAEKDFDPSWAKEYRLEIINVRRPHIYFIIFLHNEETADIKADLQSWPEQPVVTLMADKDKILERLQKINNELAEMNDYEIDCLRHYEQEVYTLMQIHEVHDQSMRLNDEKVMLLSGFVPDSAEESLQQYCEDEKILTIHTPVKPTDNPPIFLKNNRFSELYEFIGKLYSFPSYSELDLTPFFAPFFMMFFGLCLGDAGYGLLILIGATLYKRRANRALHSLLSLGQWLGLATVIFGIVTGTFFGLNLLGDKFAFLGSLRNIMLDSNQIFNFALVLGFIQIIFGLGIQIANKVKQYGWKYAVTPLAWIFMLFAIADMSILKLTGPASMYVIYGAIGSILLFNDPDSGILPNIGKGIWELYGITGFVGDLLSYIRLFALGISGAILGLVVNDIALRMLSIDWIGPVLFIVFLIFGHGLNLMISTLGAFVHPLRLTFVEFYKNAGFTGGGKEYKPFGGKV; encoded by the coding sequence ATGAAAAAATATCATTTTTTTGTTTTTCATAAAGATCATACCGGTTTTATTGAAGGCTTAAAAAAATTGGGCGTCCTGCATATCATCCAGAATGAAGTGATGGTATCACAAACCGTAGTTGAACTCAAGGATAAACTCAAAAAAATAAGAGAATCTATCCAATATCTGCATAGCTATAAAATTGAAAATTTTCAGTACAACAGTGACAATATCATCCAAAAGCCAGAAGATATCTTAACCAAAATAAGCGACCTTCAACTCGAGAAACAACAATCTGACCTGAAGCTCCAGAATGTAAGTAAAGCAATCACTTATGCTGAACCATGGGGACTTTTCAGTCCTGAAACCCTAAAAAATCTGCGGGCTGCAGGGGTCAATACCTGCATGTTTTCGTGTGCAGAAAAGGACTTTGATCCATCATGGGCAAAAGAATATCGACTTGAAATCATCAATGTCAGACGTCCTCATATCTATTTTATCATCTTTTTGCACAATGAAGAGACTGCCGATATAAAAGCTGATCTGCAATCGTGGCCGGAGCAGCCAGTCGTCACACTCATGGCTGATAAAGACAAGATACTTGAGAGACTTCAGAAGATCAACAATGAGCTGGCTGAAATGAATGACTATGAAATTGATTGTCTCAGGCATTACGAACAGGAAGTCTATACGCTGATGCAAATCCATGAAGTCCATGACCAATCCATGCGGCTCAATGATGAAAAGGTCATGTTGCTGAGTGGTTTTGTGCCGGATTCAGCTGAAGAAAGCCTGCAACAGTACTGTGAAGACGAAAAAATCCTAACAATCCATACACCGGTCAAACCCACAGATAATCCACCAATATTTCTTAAAAACAACAGGTTTTCAGAGCTTTATGAATTTATAGGCAAACTATACAGCTTCCCATCATACTCTGAACTGGATCTTACTCCATTTTTTGCACCGTTCTTTATGATGTTTTTTGGACTCTGTCTTGGAGATGCAGGTTATGGCTTGCTGATCCTGATAGGGGCTACATTGTACAAAAGAAGGGCCAATAGGGCATTGCACTCTTTACTTTCACTTGGTCAGTGGTTGGGTTTAGCTACTGTGATTTTTGGCATCGTCACAGGCACTTTTTTTGGTCTGAACCTTTTGGGTGATAAATTTGCCTTTTTAGGTTCCCTCCGCAACATCATGCTGGATAGCAATCAGATATTTAATTTCGCATTGGTTCTGGGTTTTATACAGATTATTTTTGGACTTGGTATACAGATAGCCAACAAAGTCAAGCAATACGGCTGGAAGTATGCAGTCACCCCTTTGGCCTGGATATTCATGCTTTTTGCTATTGCAGATATGTCTATTCTGAAGTTGACAGGACCCGCATCGATGTATGTGATATACGGCGCGATAGGTTCTATTTTACTTTTTAATGATCCTGATTCAGGGATTTTGCCCAATATCGGTAAAGGAATATGGGAACTCTATGGCATTACAGGTTTTGTAGGTGATTTGCTCAGTTATATCAGATTATTTGCACTGGGAATATCGGGAGCAATCCTGGGATTGGTGGTCAATGACATTGCGTTGAGAATGTTGAGCATAGACTGGATAGGGCCAGTGCTATTTATTGTATTTCTCATATTTGGGCATGGACTCAATCTGATGATATCTACGCTTGGTGCATTTGTTCATCCTCTCAGACTTACCTTTGTGGAGTTTTATAAAAATGCGGGGTTTACAGGTGGTGGCAAGGAGTATAAACCATTTGGTGGTAAAGTTTAG
- a CDS encoding prephenate dehydrogenase — MKITVIGLGLIGGSIAKDLKSQLNVDVWGVDASEDHMKQALELGLVHSLADLESGIKDADMIIISIPVNKIEGLLPRVLDQISDKTTVIDVGSTKDDICKTVSKHSNRKRFVAAHPLAGTEFSGPTAAMKGLFQNKKNIICEKEKSAPDALDSALRLFESLGMTTTFMSPKEHDKHLAYVSHLSHVSSFMLGLTVLDIEKDEKQIFDLAGTGFASTVRLAKSNPYTWSAIFNKNRKFLLEALDSYILHLQNFRNHIDTKNVEAIEQLMAESNKIKRILQ; from the coding sequence ATGAAGATTACAGTAATAGGGCTGGGCTTGATAGGCGGGTCGATAGCAAAAGATCTCAAATCACAACTCAATGTTGATGTTTGGGGTGTGGATGCTTCTGAAGATCACATGAAGCAAGCATTGGAATTGGGATTGGTCCATTCCTTGGCGGATCTAGAATCCGGAATAAAAGATGCTGATATGATTATCATTTCTATTCCCGTAAACAAAATAGAAGGACTCCTGCCCCGGGTGTTGGATCAAATAAGTGATAAAACCACCGTCATAGATGTAGGGTCTACCAAGGATGATATTTGCAAAACCGTATCCAAACACTCCAACAGGAAAAGATTTGTGGCAGCTCATCCATTGGCTGGTACGGAGTTTTCAGGCCCCACAGCAGCCATGAAAGGTCTTTTTCAAAATAAAAAAAATATCATTTGTGAAAAAGAAAAATCTGCACCCGACGCATTGGATTCTGCCTTAAGACTGTTTGAAAGTCTCGGTATGACTACCACATTTATGTCTCCTAAGGAGCATGACAAACACCTGGCATATGTCTCTCATCTTTCACATGTAAGCTCTTTTATGCTTGGCCTGACGGTTTTGGACATAGAAAAAGATGAAAAACAGATTTTTGATCTTGCTGGTACGGGATTTGCAAGTACAGTAAGGTTGGCAAAAAGTAATCCTTACACATGGTCGGCCATATTTAATAAAAACCGAAAATTTCTTCTGGAAGCATTGGACAGTTATATCTTACATCTTCAAAACTTCAGAAATCATATTGACACCAAAAATGTAGAAGCCATCGAGCAGTTGATGGCAGAAAGCAATAAAATAAAACGTATATTACAATAA
- a CDS encoding bifunctional hydroxymethylpyrimidine kinase/phosphomethylpyrimidine kinase: MSLLTVGTVAFDTIETPFGRAERVIGGACTYISWSASYFTNDIHLVSIVGDDFPDSELKRLVERGVNLEGLKIVDGGKSFFWEGRYHNNMNSRDTLVTDLNVLADFDPILPEKAKSSKYVMLGNLTPAIQRSVLDQLDGTQKLIALDTMNFWMDIAMDELKEVISRIDLLTINDEEARQLSGEHSLVNAAKVIHQMGPEYLVIKKGEHGALLFCDEDIFYAPALPLAQVFDPTGAGDTFAGGLMGYLAKTDDTSMENMKRAIIAGSAMASFCVEDFSLNRLQNLSLPEINGRLERFKKLMHFDLG, encoded by the coding sequence ATGAGTCTTCTTACAGTTGGAACAGTAGCTTTTGATACGATAGAAACCCCTTTTGGCAGAGCTGAAAGAGTCATAGGAGGTGCGTGCACTTATATCAGTTGGTCGGCTTCTTACTTCACCAATGATATTCATCTTGTATCCATAGTAGGAGATGATTTTCCGGATTCTGAGCTGAAAAGACTTGTAGAACGAGGTGTGAACTTAGAAGGTTTGAAAATCGTAGATGGTGGTAAATCTTTCTTTTGGGAAGGGCGATATCATAATAATATGAACAGCAGAGATACCCTGGTGACAGACCTCAATGTATTGGCTGATTTTGACCCCATTCTTCCTGAAAAGGCCAAATCCAGTAAGTATGTTATGTTGGGCAATCTGACACCGGCTATTCAAAGAAGTGTCCTTGATCAGCTCGATGGTACGCAGAAACTGATAGCCTTGGACACTATGAATTTCTGGATGGACATCGCTATGGATGAACTCAAAGAAGTCATTTCGCGCATAGATCTGCTGACGATCAATGATGAGGAAGCACGACAATTGTCAGGAGAACACTCATTGGTCAATGCGGCAAAAGTGATACACCAAATGGGACCGGAGTATCTGGTGATCAAAAAAGGAGAACACGGTGCATTATTATTTTGTGATGAAGATATTTTTTATGCTCCGGCATTGCCATTGGCGCAGGTTTTTGATCCGACAGGTGCAGGCGATACTTTTGCAGGTGGTCTGATGGGTTACCTTGCAAAAACCGACGATACATCAATGGAGAATATGAAGAGGGCGATCATTGCAGGGTCTGCCATGGCATCATTTTGTGTAGAGGATTTCAGTCTCAACAGACTACAAAACCTGTCTTTGCCTGAAATAAACGGAAGGTTAGAGAGATTTAAAAAACTGATGCATTTTGACTTGGGTTGA
- a CDS encoding bifunctional 3-deoxy-7-phosphoheptulonate synthase/chorismate mutase type II, whose amino-acid sequence MNWMNNGKRPVLIAGPCSAETEEQVIQTATRLFRTGKVDILRAGIWKPRTRPGAFEGIGTKGLPWLQKAKELTGLPVAVEVAKASHVERCLEFGIDILWIGARTTVNPFAVQEVADALKGVDIPVLLKNPINPDLSLWLGGMERLQNSGLTRLGAIHRGFSFSGEKIYRNRPQWQIAIDFKTAMPDIPMINDPSHICGNRELLFKVAQKAMDLDFDGLIMESHITPDTAWSDAAQQLTPEDYGKLIESLVIRDDKNTGKEKTKLDRLRKEIDMIDEEIMNILASRMKISREIGQYKKENNMTILQSERWKEVLQKYIDRGAQGGLGADFISRVIKSIHDESIEQQEKVMIGEA is encoded by the coding sequence ATGAATTGGATGAACAATGGAAAAAGGCCTGTTTTGATAGCAGGACCTTGTAGTGCCGAGACTGAAGAACAAGTCATACAGACGGCAACAAGACTTTTCAGAACTGGAAAAGTTGACATCCTGAGAGCAGGAATATGGAAACCGCGTACACGTCCAGGCGCATTTGAAGGTATCGGAACAAAAGGACTTCCGTGGTTGCAAAAAGCCAAAGAACTTACCGGCCTTCCGGTAGCAGTAGAAGTGGCCAAAGCATCGCACGTAGAGCGCTGCTTGGAGTTCGGTATAGACATTTTATGGATTGGTGCACGAACCACTGTCAACCCTTTTGCTGTACAGGAAGTAGCTGATGCACTCAAAGGAGTAGATATACCGGTACTCCTTAAAAATCCTATCAATCCAGATCTGTCTTTGTGGCTCGGAGGTATGGAGAGACTTCAGAACTCAGGACTTACCAGATTAGGAGCTATCCATCGCGGTTTCTCATTTTCCGGTGAGAAGATCTATAGAAACAGACCTCAGTGGCAAATTGCGATCGATTTCAAGACGGCTATGCCTGACATACCTATGATCAATGATCCCAGTCATATCTGTGGAAATAGAGAATTATTGTTTAAGGTAGCTCAAAAAGCGATGGATCTTGATTTTGATGGATTGATCATGGAGTCGCATATCACACCGGATACTGCCTGGAGCGATGCTGCACAACAGCTTACTCCCGAAGATTATGGCAAACTGATAGAGAGTTTGGTCATCCGTGATGATAAAAACACCGGCAAGGAAAAAACAAAACTCGACAGACTCCGTAAAGAGATAGATATGATCGATGAAGAAATCATGAATATCCTTGCTTCCAGAATGAAAATATCAAGAGAGATAGGTCAATACAAAAAAGAAAACAATATGACTATCCTCCAGAGCGAAAGATGGAAAGAAGTATTGCAGAAATACATAGATCGCGGAGCTCAAGGTGGGCTTGGTGCTGATTTTATCTCCAGAGTGATCAAATCCATCCATGACGAAAGTATCGAGCAGCAGGAGAAAGTGATGATTGGTGAAGCATAA
- a CDS encoding T9SS type A sorting domain-containing protein, which yields MEKINQKVDSISSLLAGPQVRNFTKWPVMGKYVWPNYYIGKSYNEEVNWLKWWIANRINYLDNVWYINVNNTDEQSTGELTIFPNPASETISITMEEETSEAPKAHLTDCLGRIYTFSFIAGNQNNFEADVSHLSPGLYIVNIQTDKKTYVKKVLKL from the coding sequence TTGGAAAAAATAAATCAAAAAGTAGACTCTATCTCATCCCTGCTTGCAGGACCGCAAGTTAGAAATTTTACTAAATGGCCTGTAATGGGCAAATACGTATGGCCCAACTACTATATCGGAAAATCTTACAACGAAGAAGTGAATTGGCTGAAATGGTGGATAGCCAACAGAATCAACTATCTTGATAATGTATGGTACATCAATGTCAATAACACGGATGAGCAAAGTACAGGCGAATTGACGATATTTCCTAATCCTGCTTCAGAAACTATTTCTATCACTATGGAGGAAGAAACTTCTGAAGCTCCAAAAGCACATTTGACAGACTGTCTAGGCAGGATTTATACTTTCAGTTTTATTGCAGGCAATCAAAATAATTTTGAAGCCGATGTGAGTCATCTATCGCCCGGTTTGTATATAGTCAACATTCAAACCGATAAAAAAACCTACGTAAAAAAGGTTTTAAAATTGTAG
- a CDS encoding acyl-CoA dehydrogenase family protein, translated as MSATLTEKKVLKGGEFLVKNSSHMEMFIPEEFNEEQLMIKETVKTFVEQDIWPHTERIEKLEEGLIPSRLDIFASLGLLGTHMPEEYGGSHLDYITNTLIGEEVGPSGSFSVSYNAHTGIGMLPILYYGTDEQKTKYLPKLITGELKASYCLTEPSSGSDALAAKSTAVLNAEGTHYILNGQKMWITNAGFADLFTVFAQVDGNKFTGFLLEKGMEGFTLGAEEKKLGIKGSSTRQVFMENVKVPVENLLGEIGKGHLIAFNVLNTGRFKLGASCLGGCKKVADESLKYALEREQFKKPIASFGAIQYKLAEQAIKIFYTESAIYRTAQLIQEAEHEFLETGKDFPQAKRDAAEEYALECSIIKVIGSETLDYVVDEAVQIFGGMGYSEEGSVARAYRDSRINRIFEGTNEINRMVILSTILKSAMKGELDLMTPGMKVQDELINGTAPEFSFEGAYAQEWTAVNNFKKILIMLLGSAAQQAMSGKLDLKGEQEILMNLADIIIEIFNTESTLMRVQKIAENHPEKNLDVYNAILETLIYDATGRITKQATDAIASFIAPEMQPGFVSGLRKFTKYPLVNIKESRRKIADTLVQSGGYCF; from the coding sequence ATGTCAGCAACATTAACAGAAAAAAAAGTATTGAAAGGCGGTGAATTCCTTGTAAAAAATTCTTCACACATGGAGATGTTCATACCTGAAGAATTTAATGAGGAGCAGCTCATGATCAAAGAAACTGTAAAAACTTTTGTTGAACAAGATATTTGGCCGCATACAGAACGTATTGAAAAGCTGGAAGAGGGATTGATACCTTCACGTCTGGATATATTTGCATCTTTGGGACTATTGGGTACTCATATGCCTGAGGAGTATGGCGGAAGCCACTTGGATTATATCACTAATACACTCATCGGCGAAGAAGTAGGCCCTTCAGGTTCGTTTTCTGTAAGTTACAATGCTCATACAGGTATAGGCATGCTACCGATTCTGTATTATGGTACAGATGAGCAGAAGACAAAATACCTTCCCAAACTTATCACCGGAGAGCTGAAGGCGAGTTACTGTCTCACAGAACCATCAAGCGGATCAGATGCACTTGCCGCAAAATCTACAGCCGTACTGAATGCAGAGGGCACACATTATATCCTCAACGGTCAGAAGATGTGGATCACCAATGCCGGATTTGCTGATTTGTTTACAGTATTTGCACAGGTGGATGGCAATAAGTTTACTGGATTTCTTCTGGAAAAAGGAATGGAAGGTTTTACTCTTGGTGCTGAGGAAAAAAAGCTGGGTATCAAAGGATCTTCTACGAGACAGGTATTTATGGAAAATGTAAAAGTACCTGTTGAAAATCTTCTTGGAGAAATTGGAAAGGGCCATTTGATAGCATTTAATGTGCTGAACACAGGTAGATTTAAGTTAGGTGCTTCATGCCTTGGTGGTTGCAAAAAAGTAGCTGACGAATCACTCAAATATGCATTGGAAAGAGAACAATTTAAAAAACCCATTGCATCTTTTGGTGCTATACAGTATAAACTGGCAGAGCAAGCTATAAAAATTTTCTACACGGAGTCAGCAATATACCGCACAGCCCAACTCATTCAGGAAGCAGAACATGAATTTCTGGAAACCGGAAAGGACTTTCCACAGGCAAAACGCGATGCTGCTGAAGAGTATGCCCTTGAATGCTCAATCATAAAAGTAATCGGGTCTGAAACCCTCGACTATGTAGTAGATGAAGCAGTGCAAATCTTCGGTGGCATGGGATACTCTGAAGAAGGTTCTGTAGCAAGAGCATACAGAGACTCGAGGATCAACAGAATATTTGAAGGTACAAATGAGATCAATCGTATGGTTATCCTTAGTACAATCCTCAAAAGTGCAATGAAAGGCGAGCTTGACCTGATGACACCAGGCATGAAAGTTCAGGATGAACTCATCAATGGCACAGCTCCTGAGTTTAGCTTTGAGGGAGCGTATGCGCAGGAATGGACTGCTGTAAATAATTTTAAGAAAATACTGATCATGCTACTAGGTTCGGCAGCACAACAGGCAATGTCCGGAAAACTTGACCTGAAAGGTGAGCAGGAAATCCTGATGAACCTTGCAGACATCATTATCGAGATATTCAATACTGAAAGCACATTGATGCGTGTACAAAAAATTGCTGAAAATCATCCTGAAAAAAATCTTGACGTATATAATGCAATATTGGAGACATTGATATATGATGCCACAGGTCGTATCACAAAACAAGCTACCGATGCCATAGCCTCATTTATTGCTCCGGAAATGCAACCTGGATTCGTATCTGGCTTAAGAAAATTTACTAAATACCCATTAGTCAACATTAAAGAATCCAGAAGAAAAATCGCAGATACTCTGGTCCAATCAGGAGGATATTGCTTCTGA
- the ccsA gene encoding cytochrome c biogenesis protein CcsA, translating to MLVEKVDWQSAGLHDFNTISGVRFPYRNILNETIRNTFFHVALWFAMFVLLMVGLYHAVQYLRTGIYDHDIQSSSFNRIAIMFGVLGLITGSIWAKFTWNTFWTTDVKLNMTAVAMLIYLAYLVLRGSSSDHDKRARISAAYSIFAFLALIPLVFVIPRLTDSLHPGNGGNPALGGEDLDNTLRLFFYPSIIALILLGTWMAALLTRYERIKEKILQQE from the coding sequence ATGCTTGTAGAGAAAGTAGATTGGCAGAGTGCCGGATTGCATGATTTTAATACTATTTCAGGTGTAAGGTTTCCATATAGAAATATCCTCAATGAGACTATCAGAAATACTTTTTTCCATGTCGCACTTTGGTTTGCAATGTTTGTGTTGTTGATGGTGGGATTATATCATGCTGTGCAATACCTCAGAACAGGCATATATGATCATGATATCCAATCATCCTCCTTCAATAGGATTGCTATCATGTTTGGAGTGTTGGGATTGATCACCGGATCTATCTGGGCAAAATTTACTTGGAACACTTTCTGGACCACAGATGTCAAACTCAATATGACAGCCGTAGCCATGCTGATTTATTTGGCATACCTGGTGCTAAGAGGATCATCATCAGACCATGATAAAAGAGCCCGGATTTCGGCTGCTTACAGCATTTTTGCATTTCTGGCACTGATCCCGCTGGTGTTTGTCATCCCGAGGCTGACAGATAGTTTACATCCCGGAAATGGTGGCAACCCCGCGTTGGGAGGCGAGGACCTCGATAACACTTTGAGACTGTTTTTTTACCCTTCGATCATTGCCCTTATCTTGCTTGGTACATGGATGGCTGCATTACTGACCAGATACGAAAGAATCAAGGAAAAGATATTGCAGCAAGAGTAA
- a CDS encoding peptidylprolyl isomerase produces MKYLFLFCTIAFLSSCSQGKKSQITYDVGQIQTPMGDMLFKLSDLTPNHKASFIKLANEHYWDTLTFNRVIKDFVIQGGCPDTPEGFSKSPYLIKPEFHDSLRHVYGAVGIGRDDNPEKLSAGCQFYIVHNKEGIPRLDGNFVIIGQVFKGLEVLDAIGNVATDTLDTPLVPVTLKVNVVKMNQVLIEQNK; encoded by the coding sequence ATGAAATATTTATTTTTGTTTTGTACAATAGCTTTTCTTAGTTCCTGTTCTCAAGGTAAAAAGAGTCAAATCACATATGACGTAGGTCAGATCCAAACTCCTATGGGTGATATGCTGTTTAAATTGTCGGACCTGACACCCAATCATAAAGCCAGTTTCATAAAACTTGCCAATGAACATTATTGGGATACCCTGACATTCAACCGGGTCATCAAAGATTTTGTAATCCAGGGAGGATGTCCCGATACTCCAGAAGGCTTCAGTAAGTCACCATACCTTATCAAACCGGAATTTCATGACAGTCTCAGGCATGTCTATGGTGCAGTCGGTATAGGCCGTGATGACAACCCTGAAAAACTTTCTGCCGGATGTCAGTTTTATATAGTCCACAACAAAGAAGGAATACCAAGGTTGGATGGCAATTTCGTGATCATTGGTCAGGTATTTAAAGGATTGGAAGTACTGGATGCTATCGGCAATGTGGCTACCGACACACTTGATACACCATTAGTACCCGTTACTTTGAAGGTAAATGTGGTCAAAATGAATCAAGTGCTAATAGAACAAAATAAATAG
- a CDS encoding V-type ATP synthase subunit D, translating to MAIIFQYNKTSLQYLQKQMDTRLKALPVLKNKESALRLEVKKAKNEIHDIDLVLESEKSKLREMAGLWQDFDMSLIQVENVIVESTMLAGVKIPKPADIHFKIKNFGLFSKPHWYGDGIEILKNLSSIVIDKEFLTRKMLLLDKARKKTTQKVNLYEKNQIPEYDQAIKKIKRFMEDEENLAKSSQKILKNKLQNTTES from the coding sequence ATGGCAATTATTTTTCAATATAATAAAACATCGCTTCAGTATCTCCAAAAACAAATGGATACCAGATTGAAAGCATTGCCTGTACTCAAAAACAAAGAATCTGCTCTCAGACTGGAAGTAAAAAAGGCAAAAAATGAAATCCATGACATAGATCTTGTCTTAGAATCAGAAAAAAGCAAACTGCGGGAGATGGCAGGACTTTGGCAGGATTTTGACATGTCTCTTATACAGGTTGAAAATGTAATCGTCGAGTCCACCATGCTGGCCGGAGTGAAAATCCCAAAACCTGCGGACATACATTTTAAGATTAAAAATTTCGGTCTTTTCAGTAAGCCGCACTGGTATGGTGACGGTATAGAAATATTGAAGAATTTATCTTCCATCGTGATAGACAAAGAATTTCTGACTCGTAAGATGTTACTGCTGGACAAAGCAAGAAAAAAAACGACTCAAAAAGTCAATCTATATGAAAAAAATCAAATTCCAGAGTATGATCAGGCCATAAAGAAGATCAAACGATTCATGGAAGATGAAGAAAATCTGGCTAAATCATCTCAAAAGATATTAAAAAACAAACTTCAAAATACAACGGAATCATGA
- a CDS encoding heme exporter protein CcmB — protein MNIVKIKEIFIKEVTVEFRQRFAVGGIFLFAATTVFMIFKSFNQINPREWTILIWIIMLFAGLNAVVKSFLQEKKETYLYYYTLFDPIDLLLSKLLYNFVFLSMIFVVILLFFGIFSGFPVKDISLFTIGSLAGIFGISVVFTFVSIISATDNSNSTLMSILALPLVLPIVLLLLKISAVSVRLLTDTAVMQDVYLLLGVDSILFGAMIMLFPSLWKS, from the coding sequence ATGAACATTGTAAAAATTAAGGAAATTTTCATTAAAGAAGTCACTGTAGAGTTCAGGCAGAGATTTGCTGTCGGTGGTATATTCCTCTTTGCGGCGACTACAGTATTTATGATATTTAAATCTTTCAATCAGATCAATCCGAGGGAATGGACCATTCTCATATGGATTATTATGCTATTTGCTGGCTTGAATGCTGTGGTGAAGAGCTTTTTGCAGGAAAAAAAGGAAACATATCTTTATTACTATACACTTTTTGATCCGATAGATCTCCTTTTATCCAAGCTGTTGTACAATTTTGTATTTTTATCCATGATTTTTGTGGTCATTCTTTTATTTTTTGGAATATTTTCGGGTTTCCCTGTCAAGGATATCTCACTTTTTACTATAGGTTCGTTAGCTGGAATATTTGGTATTTCGGTGGTTTTTACTTTTGTTTCGATCATATCAGCTACCGACAACAGCAATTCGACATTGATGTCCATTTTAGCTTTACCATTGGTACTTCCTATCGTACTGCTTTTATTGAAAATCTCAGCAGTAAGTGTCAGATTGCTGACGGATACTGCAGTGATGCAGGATGTTTATTTGCTTTTGGGAGTGGATAGTATTTTATTTGGAGCAATGATCATGTTGTTCCCATCATTGTGGAAGTCTTAA